AGCAGGACAGCATGTTGATCGGTTTGAAGCGATAGCTCGGGCCCACCGCCGTGCTCACCTGCCGGCCCAGCGCGTGCCCGCTCACCGCACCCGTAGAGCCGGTGGCGAAGGGAAGCCCATGGGCGACCAGCTCATCGCCGCGCGCTCCCGAAGCAAAGCGCAACTCGCCGATGCGCACGGTCCGGCCGGGCTGCACGGTTGGCACCGGTGGCGTGGTTGGGGGCACGCCGACTGCGGTCACGCGCGAGGACGCCCGCAGCATGTGCATTCCTCCTGCCGCCACGCCCACGCCCAGCGCCACGGCGGCCAGGATACCCGCCGTGGTGCCCTCCCCCTTCGTCCCGGCCGCGGCCGAGCCCACCAGAGCCCCAGCGCCCGCCAACACGGCTGCGCCCACAACAAGCTGTGCGAAATGACCGCTGGGGTCGGCCAGGTTGATGGGATCGCCGCCGAACGCGGCATAGGCATTGAGGCCCCCTTCTGCAAACGGACTCAGACTGTCCGGGCGATGGAACCGCCTCAAAACGGGACTGTACACGCGATACCCGTTACCCAGGATCTGCCACTGCGTACCGGCGCCATGCAGTTCACCGTGAAAGCCCAGCGACATGTCCGCATGCCTCACCGCAAGCCCGACAGGCGCTGCATCACGCTCGCCCGGGTTCTCCGGTTCAGCGCGGTATTGCGTATGGCCGTGTTGACCCGTGCAAGTCCGGTCTGGGGATGGAACACCTTGGCGTGGTAGACGCCCATGGGCCTGTGGGTGAACGCATTGCCTGCGACCGGGCCCACGAAGCCGATGACCGGCTGCCCCAGGCCATCGGCCACCACCTGCGCCTGTGGCGCCGGCCCGGTACCCGAGTTGCACGACAGATAGATCAGCGGCTTGTCGCCCAGCCCCTTCGACCTGAGAAACGCGGTCATCTCGGTGCCGTCCATGGGCGTGTTGCCGACCAGGGATCCGTCGGACCTTCCGTGGACGTCGAGCCAGTCCTTATTTTTTCCGCGGTGGATGCGCACCTCTCCCAGGCGCGAACTCGATTGCCTGCGGACCAGGGCGCGGGCCCCGATCGCCGCCAGCCCCGCGACAGCAAAGGCGCCTCCCAGCACGGCCAGGAACTTTGCACTTTTGCTGTCTCCGGTGATGGCGACTGCACCGGACGCGCCGAACAACGCCACCGCGCCCCCTCCGAGTAACGTCGCGATCGGCATCAGGAAGTGGCCAGTGGGATCGGCATGGTTGATCGGATCGCCAGCGCAATAGGCATAGGCGTTCGTGCCACCGGGGCCAAAGGGGCTGCTGTCGTCGGGACTATGGAAGCGCCCCAGCCGCGGGTTGTAGACGCGGTAACCATTGCCCAGAAACTGCCAGCAACGGCCCGGCTCGTGCAACTGGCCGTTGTAGCCCGGACCGGTCCGCTCCTCCCGCTTGGCTGCGAGGCCCTGCTGGCCGCCGCCGGCACAGGAAGGGGCACGCGATGCGGTCATACCCAATGTGGCGTGGTCGCTTCTTCCCACCTCGCCGCCCCTGACCTGATGCTCGCCGAGCGCACCCTGGGGGAAGCGGCGGGCAGGGTGCGCGGTTGACGTAAACCCGCCGGCGAGAAGGAGGGCCGGGGTGCCGGCAGGTCCGCACGGTTCGCCCCCCGAACCTGCGGCTGAGCACGATGGGTCGCACCCTTCGGCGGCGAATACGGCGACGACGACGAACGGCGGGACGGGGTAGGCGAACCCAACCGCAGAGGTGTCGAGTGCGGGCTGGGCACGGCCGGTGCCGTCGGGGTCGGCGGTGTGATGGGGGGCGCCGACGCCGTGAGTGGTGTGGGCACGGGTGTGGCCGCCGGCGCGCCGACCGGGGTCGCCGCAGCAGGCTTGCGCTTGACCCAGGCGTGATGACCCAGCTTGAGGCTCATTCCGGCGAACATGACCGCTGCGGCAATCGTCAGTGCCCGCTGGGTATCGTTCTTTGACGCCGCTGCAAGGCCGACAGCGGAAAGCGCCCCCGCTGTTGCGGCGACTACCAGGGCAACCAGCGGTGTCCTCAACCTGAAGCCCAAAAGATTGGCGGCGAACACGTTGAGCGACCAATGGCCACTGGGGTCCACCTGGTTGATCGGATCGAGCTGGCAATAGCCGTAGGCGTTGAGGCCACCCTTTCCGAATGGGCTCATGTCGTCGGGACTGTGGAAGCGCATCAGCACCGGGTTGTAGACGCGGTACCCGTTGCCGAGGATCTGCCAGGACCCTGCGGTCTCATGCAACACCCCGTTATAGCCCAGCACGGACGTAGATGAGGACACGATTACCCCTGGCCGACTGGCCGACTTATGCGTGTGTCCCCCGACAAGGCCACGAAATACGCCCACCCTAATTAAAAGGGTGTGTAGAGCGGGGCCATGCCCCGCTGCCCCTGCCCTGCACCACCCAACAAAAAAGCGACCCCGTTGCCGGGATCGCTTTTTCGTCCACTGCCGCCGGCATGCACCGGGGCTATTTGGTAGCGGGGGCAGGATTTGAACCTGCGACCTTCGGGTTATGAGCCCGACGAGCTGCCAGACTGCTCCACCCCGCAGCAGAAGTGGTTGAGTTGATCCGTACCGCAACGATGTTCTGGCGAAACCGCTGCATCAACAACTCAGGAAACGAATATTACACTAATTGCGCAGCTTTGTATCGTTTTTCAGGCGAGATGCGCAAAAGCCTGCTGGCACCACACCATGATCGGGTTCCAGGCCAGGCCGAGCGCCAGCAGCGCCAGGGCATTCACGCCCAGCACCACGCCCAGCACGCGGTCGTTGTTGGCCGGCAGCGGCTCGCCCACCGGCTCATCGAAGTACATGACCTTGATGACGCGCAGGTAGTAGAAGCAACCGATCACCGCACAGATCACGCCCAGGATGGCCAGCCACAGCATGCCGCCGTTGATGGCCGCGCCCAGCACCGCCAGCTTGGTCCAGAAGCCCAGGAACGGCGGGATGCCGGCCATCGACGCCATGATGCACAGGACCAGGCCCGCCATCCACGGGTTGCGGGCGTTCAGGCCCTTCAGGTCGTCGATCTTCTCTGCTTCGAAGCCGTTGCGCGACAGCGCGATGATCGCGCCGAAACCGGCAGTGGACATGATCGCGTAGCTCAGGGCGTAGAACAGCGCCGCCGCATAGCCACGCTCGCCGCCACCGGCAATGCCGAGCAGCAGGAAGCCGATGTGCGACACGGTCGAGTACGCCAGCATGCGCTTGAGGTTGCTCTGCGCGATCGCCATCAGGTTGCCGACCACCAGCGACAGCGCGGCCAGGCCACCAATCAGGTACTTCCATTCGTCCGACAGCGGGCCCACGCCCACTTCCAGCAGGCGGTAGGCCATGCCGAACGCGGCCAGCTTCGGGGCCGAGCTGATGAACAGCGCAACCGGTGCCGGGGCACCCTGGTACACGTCGGGCAGCCACATGTGGAACGGCGCCGCACCCAGCTTGAAGGCCACGCCGGCGATCATGAACACCGCGCCGGTCAGCAGCAGCATCTTCTCGTCGGAGTTCGGGATGGCCGCGTTGATGGCATCCAGGTGCAGCGAACCGGTGGCGCCGTAGACCAGCGACATGCCGTACAGCAGCAGGCCCGAGGCCAGCGAACCCAGCACGATGTACTTCATCGCCGCTTCGGTGGCCAGGCCGTTGTCACGGTTGCTGGCGACCAGCGCATAGGAGCACAGCGCCAGCAGTTCCAGGCCCAGGTAGACCATCAGCAGGCTGCCGGCCGAGACCAGGATCATCATGCCGGAGGTGGCGAACAGGATCAGTACCGGGATTTCGCCCTGGAACAGATCGCGTTCGCGCAGATAGCTCCAGCCATAGACCAGGGTCAGCCCGCTGCAGAGCACGATCACGGCCTTCATGACGTCGGCTGCGGTATCGCGGACGAACATGCCGTGGAAGACCTCGCCCTGCCCGCCCACGCCGGTGGCGAGCATGAACAGCACGACCGCCAGTGCAGCGACCGAGAACAGGTGGGTCCAGATCTTGTTCTGCTTGCTGATGAACAGATCGAGGATCAACAGGGTGAACGCGCTGCCGATCAGCACCAGCTCCGGAGCGAGCGGCGGCAGGTCAGCGGCGGTCAGTGGCAACAGCGGCGAGGTGGTCATCATCAAATCCTGGAATTACAGCAACTTGCTGGATGCGATCTGCATCGCCAGCTTCGCGATCGAGGGTTCCATCAGGTCGGTCAGCGGCTTGGGATACAGACCCAGCGCCAGCGTACCCACGGCGAACACACCCAACACCAGCCATTCACGGCCGTTGATGTCCTTCAGTTCGGCCACATGCGCGTTGGCCACTTCGCCGAAGAACACGCGCTTGTACAGCCACAGCGTGTAGGCAGCAGTGATGACCAGCGTGGTTGCGGCGGCCAGGGCCAGCCACGGATTACGCTGGAAGCTGGCCATGATGATCATGAACTCGCCCACGAAACCGCTGGTGCCCGGCAGGCCGGCATTGGCCATGAAGAACAGCATGGCGAAGGTGGCGAACCACGGCATCACGTTGACCACGCCGCCGTAATCGGCGATGCGGCGGCTGTGCATGCGGTCGTACAGCACGCCCACGCAGGAGAACATCGCGCCGGACACGAAGCCGTGCGAGACCATCTGCACCATCGCGCCCTGCAGGCCCAGGCGGGCTGCATCGGCATTGCCGGCATCACGCACCAGCCACAGGGCAATGAAGGTGCCCAGGGTGACAAAGCCCATGTGCGCGATCGAAGAATAGGCGATCAGCTTCTTCATGTCGTCCTGGACCAGGGCGACCAGGCCGACGTAGATCACCGCGATCAGCGACAGCGCGATGACCAGCCATGCCCATTCCTGCGAAGCATCCGGCACGATCGGCAGGTTGAAGCGCAGGAAGCCGTAGCCACCGATCTTCAGGGCGATGGCGGCCAGGATCACCGAACCGGCGGTCGGCGCTTCCACGTGGGCGTCCGGCAGCCAGGTGTGGACCGGGAACATCGGCACCTTGACTGCGAAGGCGATCAGGAAGGCGAAGAAGATCCAGGTCTGCTCCTGGGCCGACAGCTGCAGCTGGTACAGGTCCGCCAGCTGGAAGCTGCCGCCCTTCAGGTACAGGTAGATCAGCGCCACCAGCATCAGCACCGAGCCGAGGAAGGTGTACAGGAAGAACTTCAGCGCGGCGTAGATGCGGCGCGGGCCGCCCCAGACACCGATGATGAGGAACATCGGGATCAGCATCGCTTCGAAGAACACGTAGAACAGCATCGCGTCGGTCGCAGCGAAGATGCCCACGGTGACGCCTTCCAGGATCAGGAAGGCGGCCACGTACTGGTTGACCCGCTTGTCGATGGCGCTCCAGGCACCGATCAGCGCCAGCACCGAGACCAGGGTGGTCAGCAGGATCAGCGCAATGGCGATGCCATCCACGCCCAGGTTGTAGCCGATGTCGTAGGCCGGGATCCAGGCGCGGGTCTCGACGAACTGCAGTGCGTCGTTGGCCACGTCGTAGCCGCTGAGCAGCGACAGGCTGATCACGAAGGTCAGTACCGCCACGCCCAGCGACGCCCAACGGGCGGTCTGCGCATCACGGATGGCAAGGATCAAGGCACCGCCGAGGATCGGCAGCCAGATGAGAACACTGAGTAGAGGCCAGTTCGACACGTCTTCTTATTCCGTACAGGTCATCAACGCAGGTAATGCATCAGGACGCCCAGGAGGGCAATCAGGCCGATGATCATCGCGAAGGCGTAGTGATAGAGGAAACCGGATTGGGTGCGACGCAGCAGGTTGGCCGCCAGATCGATCAGGCGTGCCGAACCGTTGACCACCACACCATCGACGATGTTCGTGTCGATCGCGCGCGAAACCTTGCCCAGCTTGATGCCGCCACCGGCGAAACCGCCGATCCAGAGCTTGTCGAACCCGTACTTGTTCTCCAGCACCGACACCAGCGGCGCAAAGGTCTTGCGCGACTTCGTGGCCAGTTCCGGCTTCCACAGGTAGAACAGGGCCGCCAGCAGGAAGCCTGCCACGGTCAGGAAGAAGGCCGGAGCCATCATGCCGTGCAGGGCGAACGCCACCGGACCATGGAACTCTTCAGCCAGGGCACCAATGGTGTTGCGTGCCGGGTCGTAGAAATCGACCACGCCGGTGAAGAACGAATGCACCTGGCCCGGGATGCCGTGCTCGGCATGGTGGCCGGCCCAGTCGGTGCCGTACAGCATCGGACCGATGCTGAAGAAACCGATGAAGATGGACGGGATCGCCAGCAGGATCAGCGGCAGCGTCACCACCCACGGGGTTTCGTGCGGCTCATGCGGACCGTGGCCATGGCCGTGGTCGTCATGGTGCGCGTCGCCGTGGTGGGCGTCGGCATGATGGGCATCTGCATGCGCATCAGCGGCATGGTGATCGTCATGGGCATGGCCATGCGTGTGGTCATCATGCGCGTCGCGGAAGCGCTCCTTGCCATGGAAGGTCAGGAACAGCAGGCGGAAGCTGTAGAAGCTGGTGACGATCACGCCACCCAGCACGGCCCAGTAGCCATAGGTCGCCACCCAGCTCGACGACACGTGCGCGTGGTGCTGCGCGGCCTCGATGATGGTGTCCTTGGAGTAGAAGCCGGAGAAGAACGGCGTACCGACCAGGGCCAGGGTGCCGATCCACATGGTGATGAAGGTGATCGGCATGTACTTGCGCAGGCCGCCCATCTTGCGCATGTCCTGCTCGTGGTGCATGGCGATGATCACCGAGCCCGCGCCGAGGAACAGCAGCGCCTTGAAGAAGGCGTGGGTCATCAGGTGGAACACGGCTGCCGAGTAGGCCGACACGCCCAGCGCCACGGTCATGTAACCCAGCTGGGACAGCGTGGAGTACGCGACGACGCGCTTGATGTCGTTCTGCACGATACCGATCAGACCGGTGAAGAACGCGGTGGTGGCACCGATGAACAGCACGAAGTTCAGCGCGGTCTGCGACAGCTCGAACAGCGGCGACATGCGGGTGACCATGAAGATGCCCGCGGTGACCATCGTCGCGGCGTGGATCAGCGCCGAGATCGGAGTCGGGCCTTCCATCGAGTCCGGCAGCCACACGTGCAGCGGAACCTGGGCCGACTTGCCCATGGCGCCGATGAACAGGCAGATGCAGATGATGGTGGCGGTCGCCCAGATGACCGGTGCCTCGGTGATCTGGATGGAGCTGCCAAACAGGCTGATCGCACCGGACCACACCTGGATGTGCGAGTACTGGCTGTTGACCAGCATGTCCGAGGCATTGGCGAACACGGTGGCGTAGTCCAGCGAACCGAACACCCACAGCACGCCGGCAATACCCAGGATGAAGCCGAAGTCACCCACGCGGTTGACCAGGAACGCCTTCATGTTGGCGAAGATCGCAGTCGGGCGCTTGAACCAGAAGCCGATCAGCAGGTACGACACCAGGCCCACTGCTTCCCAGCCGAAGAACAGCTGCAGGAAGTTGTTGCTCATCACCAGGGTGAGCATCGAGAAGGTGAACAGCGAGATGTAGCTGAAGAAACGCTGGTAGCCCGGGTCATCCTGCATGTACCCGATGGTGTACACGTGGACCAGGAAGGACACGAAGGTGACCACGACCATCATCATCGCGGTCAGCTTGTCGATCATGAAACCGACATGCGCCGAATACTGGCCGACCTCGAAGAAGGTGTAGACGTTCTGGTTGAACGGCTGCGCGCCGCCCCACAGCAGCTGGTAGAACACGTAGCTGGACAGCACGCAGCTGACCGCGACACCCAGGATGGTGACGGTCTGCGCGCCGATGCGCCCTACCTGACGACCGAACAGGCCAGCGATGATGCTGCCGACCAGCGGTGCAAGCACCACGGCGATCAACAGACTCTTGGAGAGAGTAATTTCCATCTACGGATCAGCCCTTCAGCGAATCGACTTCGCCGACATTGATGGTGCGGCGGGTACGGAACAGGGTTACCAGGATCGCGAGGCCGATCGCGGCCTCGGCCGCGGCCACGGTGAGGATGAAGAACACGAACAGCTGCCCGGCCGTGTCGCCCATTTCGCGCGAGAACCCGACGAAGTTGATGTTCACCGACAGCAGCATCAGTTCGATGGACATCAACAGCACGATGATGTTCTTGCGGTTGAGGAAGATGCCGGCAAGGCTGATGCAGAACAGCAGCGCGCCGAGTGCCAGGATATGACCGAGGGTGATCACGGGGCAGCCTCCTCGTTGCTGGACGGCTTGGTGTTGGTGTGGACCACCGGGGTTTCCGACGCCATCTTGACCACGCGCAGGCGATCGCGGCCCTTGACCATGGTCTGCTCGGTCGGGTTCTGGGTCTTCAGGCCCGTGCGGCGACGCAGGGTCAGCATCACGGCGGCGACCACGGCCACGGTCAGGATGACGGCGGCGAACTCGAACGGCAGCAGGTATTCGGTGAACAGGCTGCGTGCCAGCCAGGTGATGTTGGAGCTGTCGGCGGCCAGCGCGGCGGCGTTGTCGGCCGGCAGCGGGTTGACCGCCCTGCCCTTCACGCCGATCAGGATCAGCATCTGCACCAGCATGGTGACCGCGACCACCAGGCCGAGCGGCAGGTAACGGACCCAGCCTTCGCGCAGGTTGGAGGCGTCGATGTCGAGCATCATCACCACGAACAGGAACAGCACCATCACCGCGCCGACGTAGACCAGCACCAGCGCCACGCCGAGGAATTCAGCCCCGACCAGGATCCAGATGCAGGCCACGGAGAAGAAGGTCAGGATCAGGCACAGCACGGCGTAGACCGGATTGCGCACGCTGATCACCGCCGCAGCGGAAATGCCCGCCACGATGGAGAAGACCCAGAAGAAGATATTTACCCAATCCATCATTCAACCTCAGCGGAAAGCGGCATCGGCGGCACGACGCTCGGCGATTTCGGCTTCAAGCCGATCACCGATGGCCAGCAGCTGCGGCTTGGTAACGATGTTTTCGCCACGGTTCTCGAAGTGGTACTCGAGAATATGGGTCTCGACGATCGAGTCCACCGGGCAGCTTTCTTCACAGAAGCCGCAGAAGATGCACTTGAACAGATCGATGTCGTAGCGGGTGGTACGGCGGGTGCCGTCTTCGCGCTTGGCCGAATCGATGGTGATGGCCAGCGCCGGGCACACCGCTTCGCACAGCTTGCAGGCGATGCAGCGCTCTTCCCCGTTGGGGTAGCGGCGCAGCGCATGCAGGCCACGGAATCGCGGCGACTGCGGGAACTTCTCCATCGGGTACATCAGCGTGTACTTGGGCTTGAACGTGTACTTCAGGGTCAGCCACAGACCGCCGAGCAGCTCGAGCAGGAGCAGGCTTTTGAAGTAATGGGTAATTCGATTCATCACTTAGACGCCCTTCTGGATCACGCCGTAGAACACCATCACAGCCGTTACCGCAATCCACGCGATGGTGAGCGGGATGAAGACCTTCCAGCCCAGACGCATGATCTGGTCATAACGGAAACGCGGGAAGCTGGCACGGAACCAGATGTAGGCGCTGGCGAAGAAGAACACCTTCAACAGCAGCCACGGGGCACCGCCCTTCCAGATCCAGTCGATCCACGGCGAGATGTCCGCCGTGATCCAGCCCTGGAACGGGCTCAGCCAACCGCCGAGGAAGAAGATCGAGATCAGGAAGCTGATCAGGATCATGTTGGCGTATTCGGCCAGGAAGAACAGCGCGAACGCACCACCGGAGTACTCGACCATGTGGCCGGCGACGATTTCCGATTCACCTTCCACCACGTCGAACGGCGCGCGGTTGGTTTCGGCAACGCCGGACACCCAGTACACGATGAACAGCGGGAACAGCGGAATCAGGAACCAGTCGAAGAAGCCGGAGTTGCCGGCCTGCGCCATCACGATGCCGCTCAGGTTCAGGCTGCCGGCAGCGATCATCACGCCAACCAGGGCAAAGCCCATGGCGATTTCGTAACTGATCATCTGCGCCGAGGCGCGCATGGCACCCAGGAAGGCGTACTTGGAGTTGGACGCCCAACCGGCCAGGATGATGCCGTACACGCCCAGCGAGGTCATCGCCAGCAGGTACAGCAGGCCGGCGTTGGCGTTGGACAGCACCACCTGTGCATCGAAGGGCACCACCGACCAGGCCGCGAAGGCCGGTGCCAGGGTGATCAGCGGCGCCAGCACGAACATCGCCTTGTGCGAGCTCGCCGGCTGGATGATCTCCTTGAACAGCAGCTTGAAGACGTCGGCGAAGGCCTGGAAGATGCCCATGCCCACGTACATCGGGCCGTGGCGGACGTGCATCCAGCCGATCAGCTTGCGTTCCCAGACCACGAAGAATGCCACCGCGATGATCACCGGCATGGCGATCACCAGGATCTTCAGCACGATCCACAGCAGCGCGCCAATCTCACCCAGGCCCAGGAGCCATTGGTGGAGCGGGTCGACCGCGTTCAACAGCAATTCGTTCATGCAGCCACCACCGTTACGCGTGCGGCACCCAGCGGTGCGGTTGCACCGTGGCCCGATTCAATCCAGACCGAGCCCGCGGCGACGCGGGCGTCGACCACCACCGGCAGCGTGGCGCGACCGGCATCGGTGCCGACCTTGGCCATCTGCCCTTCGACCAGCTGCAGGCGTGCGGCGTCATCGGCATTGAGCACGATGCGCGGCGCGGCGTTGAGCGGGTGCGACTGCAGCGCCTGGGCGCGACGGACCACCGCATCGGTGCGGTAGATCGCAGCAGTGGACGCCACTTCCAGGCCATCGCCGGCCACCGGCGTTGCCGCCGAGGTGGACACGGTGACGCTGACCGGAGCCAGGCTGGCACGCAGGCCGGCCAGGTCGGTGAACTCGAAACCGGCCAGGGCCAGTTCGCCGCCCAGTGCACGCAGCACGCGCCAGCCTTCACGGGCCTCGCCCGGCAGCTTGCCGCCGGCACGGGCCGACTGCTCGCGACCATCGAGGTTGGTCAGGGTGGCGTCGATTTCCGGCAGCGCGCCAATCGGCAGGATCACATCGGCCACATCGCGGGTCGAGGCGCAGGCGAACTGGCTGAACGCCACCACCTGGGCACCGGCCAGCGCCTTGCGGGCGGCGGCGGTATCGGCGAAATCCAGGCCCGGCTCGATGCCGTACAGGGCATAGGCCTTGCGCGGCTGGGCCAGCATGGCGTTGACGTCCTTGCCGGCCGGCAGCACGCCGGCGTGGGTCAGACCCACGGCATTGGCGCCCTGCGGGATGCGGCACAGCTTGGCACCGGTGGCGGCGGCGAAATCACGCGCGGCAGCGCGGATCGCGGCGGCCTGCGGGTGGTTTTCGGCGATGCCACCGACGATCAGCACGGCAGTGCCGGTCACGGCCTGGCGCAGGTCGGCGTTGCCCAGGGCCTCGACGAACTTCGACGGGGCCACGATCTGCTTGCCGGCCAGCTTGAAGGCGAAATCGAAATCGACCGGGTTGATCGCGTGGATCTTCGCGTTGCGCGTGGTCTGCGCCTTGCGCAGGCGGGCGTGCAGCAGCGGCAGCTCGTGGCGGATGTTGCTGCCGAGCACGACAATGCTGTCGGCGCCTTCGATCTCGGCCAGCGACAGGCCGAAGATCTCGGCAGTGGCGGCGTCGGAGAAGTCGCGGTTGTTGATGCGGTGGTCGATGTTGCCGGTGCCCAGGCCGCTGGCGAGACGGGCCAGCAGGGCGCCCTCCTCGTTCGAGGCCGACGGGTGCACCAGCACGCCGAGGTCGTCGCCCTTGTTGGCCGACAGGATCTCGCGGGCAGCGGCCAGGCCTTCAGCCCAGCTCACTTCCTGCCATTCGCCGTTGACCTTGCGCAGCGGCTTGACGGCGCGGTCGGCGCTGTACAGGCCCTGGTGCGAATAACGGTCGCGGTCGGACAGCCAGCATTCGTTAACCAGTTCGTTGTCGCGCGGCACCGAACGCAGCACTTCGCCGCGGCGAACGTGCAGGAACAGGTTCGAGCCCATCGCGTCGTGGTAACCCAGCGATTCGCGCGCGGTCAGCTCCCACGGACGGGCGCGGAACTGGAACA
This is a stretch of genomic DNA from Stenotrophomonas rhizophila. It encodes these proteins:
- a CDS encoding RHS repeat-associated core domain-containing protein — protein: MSLGFHGELHGAGTQWQILGNGYRVYSPVLRRFHRPDSLSPFAEGGLNAYAAFGGDPINLADPSGHFAQLVVGAAVLAGAGALVGSAAAGTKGEGTTAGILAAVALGVGVAAGGMHMLRASSRVTAVGVPPTTPPVPTVQPGRTVRIGELRFASGARGDELVAHGLPFATGSTGAVSGHALGRQVSTAVGPSYRFKPINMLSCYSAVGGRYASQAQRLANKLNVPVRGYRGRTHGMQARNSNAGPDDHISTVFRPQTGVARTVTSVLNTALHPVGRGMRVVARAAQAVRSR
- a CDS encoding RHS repeat-associated core domain-containing protein — its product is MTASRAPSCAGGGQQGLAAKREERTGPGYNGQLHEPGRCWQFLGNGYRVYNPRLGRFHSPDDSSPFGPGGTNAYAYCAGDPINHADPTGHFLMPIATLLGGGAVALFGASGAVAITGDSKSAKFLAVLGGAFAVAGLAAIGARALVRRQSSSRLGEVRIHRGKNKDWLDVHGRSDGSLVGNTPMDGTEMTAFLRSKGLGDKPLIYLSCNSGTGPAPQAQVVADGLGQPVIGFVGPVAGNAFTHRPMGVYHAKVFHPQTGLARVNTAIRNTALNRRTRASVMQRLSGLR
- a CDS encoding RHS repeat-associated core domain-containing protein translates to MSSSTSVLGYNGVLHETAGSWQILGNGYRVYNPVLMRFHSPDDMSPFGKGGLNAYGYCQLDPINQVDPSGHWSLNVFAANLLGFRLRTPLVALVVAATAGALSAVGLAAASKNDTQRALTIAAAVMFAGMSLKLGHHAWVKRKPAAATPVGAPAATPVPTPLTASAPPITPPTPTAPAVPSPHSTPLRLGSPTPSRRSSSSPYSPPKGATHRAQPQVRGANRADLPAPRPSFSPAGLRQPRTLPAASPRVRSASIRSGAARWEEATTPHWV
- the nuoN gene encoding NADH-quinone oxidoreductase subunit NuoN, whose translation is MTTSPLLPLTAADLPPLAPELVLIGSAFTLLILDLFISKQNKIWTHLFSVAALAVVLFMLATGVGGQGEVFHGMFVRDTAADVMKAVIVLCSGLTLVYGWSYLRERDLFQGEIPVLILFATSGMMILVSAGSLLMVYLGLELLALCSYALVASNRDNGLATEAAMKYIVLGSLASGLLLYGMSLVYGATGSLHLDAINAAIPNSDEKMLLLTGAVFMIAGVAFKLGAAPFHMWLPDVYQGAPAPVALFISSAPKLAAFGMAYRLLEVGVGPLSDEWKYLIGGLAALSLVVGNLMAIAQSNLKRMLAYSTVSHIGFLLLGIAGGGERGYAAALFYALSYAIMSTAGFGAIIALSRNGFEAEKIDDLKGLNARNPWMAGLVLCIMASMAGIPPFLGFWTKLAVLGAAINGGMLWLAILGVICAVIGCFYYLRVIKVMYFDEPVGEPLPANNDRVLGVVLGVNALALLALGLAWNPIMVWCQQAFAHLA
- a CDS encoding NADH-quinone oxidoreductase subunit M codes for the protein MSNWPLLSVLIWLPILGGALILAIRDAQTARWASLGVAVLTFVISLSLLSGYDVANDALQFVETRAWIPAYDIGYNLGVDGIAIALILLTTLVSVLALIGAWSAIDKRVNQYVAAFLILEGVTVGIFAATDAMLFYVFFEAMLIPMFLIIGVWGGPRRIYAALKFFLYTFLGSVLMLVALIYLYLKGGSFQLADLYQLQLSAQEQTWIFFAFLIAFAVKVPMFPVHTWLPDAHVEAPTAGSVILAAIALKIGGYGFLRFNLPIVPDASQEWAWLVIALSLIAVIYVGLVALVQDDMKKLIAYSSIAHMGFVTLGTFIALWLVRDAGNADAARLGLQGAMVQMVSHGFVSGAMFSCVGVLYDRMHSRRIADYGGVVNVMPWFATFAMLFFMANAGLPGTSGFVGEFMIIMASFQRNPWLALAAATTLVITAAYTLWLYKRVFFGEVANAHVAELKDINGREWLVLGVFAVGTLALGLYPKPLTDLMEPSIAKLAMQIASSKLL
- the nuoL gene encoding NADH-quinone oxidoreductase subunit L — its product is MEITLSKSLLIAVVLAPLVGSIIAGLFGRQVGRIGAQTVTILGVAVSCVLSSYVFYQLLWGGAQPFNQNVYTFFEVGQYSAHVGFMIDKLTAMMMVVVTFVSFLVHVYTIGYMQDDPGYQRFFSYISLFTFSMLTLVMSNNFLQLFFGWEAVGLVSYLLIGFWFKRPTAIFANMKAFLVNRVGDFGFILGIAGVLWVFGSLDYATVFANASDMLVNSQYSHIQVWSGAISLFGSSIQITEAPVIWATATIICICLFIGAMGKSAQVPLHVWLPDSMEGPTPISALIHAATMVTAGIFMVTRMSPLFELSQTALNFVLFIGATTAFFTGLIGIVQNDIKRVVAYSTLSQLGYMTVALGVSAYSAAVFHLMTHAFFKALLFLGAGSVIIAMHHEQDMRKMGGLRKYMPITFITMWIGTLALVGTPFFSGFYSKDTIIEAAQHHAHVSSSWVATYGYWAVLGGVIVTSFYSFRLLFLTFHGKERFRDAHDDHTHGHAHDDHHAADAHADAHHADAHHGDAHHDDHGHGHGPHEPHETPWVVTLPLILLAIPSIFIGFFSIGPMLYGTDWAGHHAEHGIPGQVHSFFTGVVDFYDPARNTIGALAEEFHGPVAFALHGMMAPAFFLTVAGFLLAALFYLWKPELATKSRKTFAPLVSVLENKYGFDKLWIGGFAGGGIKLGKVSRAIDTNIVDGVVVNGSARLIDLAANLLRRTQSGFLYHYAFAMIIGLIALLGVLMHYLR
- the nuoK gene encoding NADH-quinone oxidoreductase subunit NuoK: MITLGHILALGALLFCISLAGIFLNRKNIIVLLMSIELMLLSVNINFVGFSREMGDTAGQLFVFFILTVAAAEAAIGLAILVTLFRTRRTINVGEVDSLKG
- a CDS encoding NADH-quinone oxidoreductase subunit J; the encoded protein is MMDWVNIFFWVFSIVAGISAAAVISVRNPVYAVLCLILTFFSVACIWILVGAEFLGVALVLVYVGAVMVLFLFVVMMLDIDASNLREGWVRYLPLGLVVAVTMLVQMLILIGVKGRAVNPLPADNAAALAADSSNITWLARSLFTEYLLPFEFAAVILTVAVVAAVMLTLRRRTGLKTQNPTEQTMVKGRDRLRVVKMASETPVVHTNTKPSSNEEAAP
- the nuoI gene encoding NADH-quinone oxidoreductase subunit NuoI yields the protein MNRITHYFKSLLLLELLGGLWLTLKYTFKPKYTLMYPMEKFPQSPRFRGLHALRRYPNGEERCIACKLCEAVCPALAITIDSAKREDGTRRTTRYDIDLFKCIFCGFCEESCPVDSIVETHILEYHFENRGENIVTKPQLLAIGDRLEAEIAERRAADAAFR